ATCTCGCCCCGTTCGTATAAGTTAATGTGGATTCGTTTTGGTGTAGCAAGTCCTTCCCAAGTCACTTCATAAATCTCCAATATGCCAGCACCCATATTATTTTTTTCAGATGGGAAAGGGCAGCAACTATCTACATGTTCGTACGATATTTTTTGCCCTTGAGGTCCTGATAGTGCCCCAAAATAACGTTTGATGTTAACACCGCCATTTTGCACGGGTAAAAAACCCAAATTAACAGGATAATCGGGGTCGTACCCATATTTATTGTTGCTACTAATTTTGGTAAGTACAAATGTTTTTTCTTCAGATAATGCAGGCATCCTGGCTTTATCATCAATATTTTTAATGGTAAGCCTTGTGCTAACGCACGATATTATTAATGCGAAACAAACAAAGCTCAGAAACAAATACTTTTTCATAGTTGTGTAAATAGATACCAAAGTTATAAAAAATTAATACGGGTTATATAGCAATCCGTTTATGAATATCTGGAAAATTGATATTGTTCGCAATGTATATTTTCTATTTTTGTACAAATTCACAATTATGTATAGTTTTTATGGCACTTGGTCTTGGTACGCTTCGGGACTATTAATAGGCGGAATAATGCTTTTGCTTATTTATTTCGGTAAATCGTTTGGTATGTCGTCCAACCTACGTACTGTATGCTCTGCTTTCGGAGCGGGTAAAAATGTAGCGTTTTTTAGGTTCGATTGGAAAAAACAACGCTGGAACTTAGTTGTGGTACTTGGTGCTATGCTGGGCGGATTTATTGCCACTACGTATTTAACCGACGGTAGCGGTGTAAATATAAATCCACAAACGGTAACCGAATTGCAAGCTATGGGTATTGATGCTCCCGAAGGCAAGTTGTTACCCGATGCATTAGTTGGCACAGAGGCATTACAATCGCCTAAAATGCTAGGTATATTATTACTTGGTGGTTTATTGGTTGGCTTTGGCACGCGTTACGCAGGCGGATGCACATCGGGGCACGCTATTACAGGGTTGAGCAACTTACAGCTACCCTCGTTAATAGCGGTAATAGGCTTTTTTATTGGAGGGCTCATTATGTCGTGGTTATTATTACCTATTATTTTTAATTAAGAAAACAAGATTATGAAGTTTATAAAATTTTTACTGGTAGGCGTAGTGTTTGGTATTGTACTCACAAAATCGGAGGCCGTATCGTGGTACCGTATATACGAGATGTTCCACTTTCAATCCTTCCACATGTTTGGTATTATCATAACGGCAGTTGTGGTTGGTGTAGTAGGCATCCAAATTATTAAAAGAAGCAAGGCAAAAGATATTTCGGGTAATCCAATTACTATTGCCGATAAAGAAAAAGGTTTTACCAACTATATTATTGGTGGAATACTATTTGGCTTAGGCTGGGGGCTTGTTGGTACGTGCCCAGGACCTATGTATATTTTGGTAGGTGCTGGTTTTTGGGGGATAGGTATAGTACTGCTAGGAGCTTTGGTAGGTACGTACTTATATGGAGTTTTTAAAAGTAAGTTACCACATTAATACATTTGGTATTAAAAAAGGATACCGAATTTGGTATCCTTTAAATTTAACTAACTTAAAAAAAATTAATTTTCGTAAACCCTCATGTAGTCAATTATAAACTCCTGAGGGAAAGTACCTTTATATTTTAAACAATTTCTGCGCTAAGCCCTGCTTCCAGCAATTGGGTGCATTGCGGTTTCAAATCGTCATACAGTCCTGTTTTAACGGTGCATTTTCCTTTATAATGAACAATAAGCGAACATTGTTCTGCTTGTTCGGCAGTATGGTCGCACACACGTACAAGTGTATCGATTACATGGTCAAATGTATTAACCTCATCATTATACAACACAATTTCATTGTTTAAAGAGGTACTTTCTTCGAGCATTACTTCCTCTAAAATCTTTTCTTTTGTACTCATAACTAATTCTATCTGTAGTTGCTAATTTACATATTTTAGCGCAACCCAATTGTTGCGTTTATATTTTTTTATTAACGATAAGCCCTTATCAGTACACGATGCATCTATAACGGGAATATCCTCTTCATAAAAACCACTCAAAAATAACATTCCGTTGGGGTTAAGGGCTTTTACGTACTGCTCCATATCATTTAGTAGAATGTTGCGGTTTATATTGGCAATAATAATATCGTACTGCTTTCCGCTCAGCAAAGCAACATCACCCTCG
The Flavobacterium litorale genome window above contains:
- a CDS encoding 2-dehydro-3-deoxyphosphooctonate aldolase; this encodes MKKYLFLSFVCFALIISCVSTRLTIKNIDDKARMPALSEEKTFVLTKISSNNKYGYDPDYPVNLGFLPVQNGGVNIKRYFGALSGPQGQKISYEHVDSCCPFPSEKNNMGAGILEIYEVTWEGLATPKRIHINLYERGEIIAPAGFGIKQVN
- a CDS encoding ATP-dependent Clp protease adaptor ClpS, producing the protein MSTKEKILEEVMLEESTSLNNEIVLYNDEVNTFDHVIDTLVRVCDHTAEQAEQCSLIVHYKGKCTVKTGLYDDLKPQCTQLLEAGLSAEIV
- a CDS encoding YeeE/YedE family protein, with translation MYSFYGTWSWYASGLLIGGIMLLLIYFGKSFGMSSNLRTVCSAFGAGKNVAFFRFDWKKQRWNLVVVLGAMLGGFIATTYLTDGSGVNINPQTVTELQAMGIDAPEGKLLPDALVGTEALQSPKMLGILLLGGLLVGFGTRYAGGCTSGHAITGLSNLQLPSLIAVIGFFIGGLIMSWLLLPIIFN
- a CDS encoding DUF6691 family protein, which encodes MKFIKFLLVGVVFGIVLTKSEAVSWYRIYEMFHFQSFHMFGIIITAVVVGVVGIQIIKRSKAKDISGNPITIADKEKGFTNYIIGGILFGLGWGLVGTCPGPMYILVGAGFWGIGIVLLGALVGTYLYGVFKSKLPH